The Acidovorax sp. RAC01 genomic sequence CGAAAAACAACTCGGCGAGCAACTCGGCGTCGCTCGCGCAACGCTGCGGGAAGCCCTGAACCGGTTGGTGGCCGAGGGGCTGCTCGAGTTCGTGATGAACAAGGGCTTTTACCGCAAGTCCATCAGCGTCAACGAGGTGTTCGACCTTTATCAGGTCCGCATCGCGCTGGAGCGGCGAGCTGTTCTCTTGGCCATCCAGCGCGCCCCGGACGAGGAAATCGCGGCGGTGAAGGCGTACTGGGTGGATGTGATGCGGCGCTGCGACCAGCTGGCCACTGCCGACCTGGTGCTGGCGGACGAGGAGTTCCACCGCCGCCTCGTGGCCCTGTCCCAGAACAAGGAGCTCACCTCCTTCATCGACATCGTCACGCGACGCACCCACGTGGCGCGCCACGTCGACATCGAACAACTGTCGTCGTGGAACCTGCAGGCCTTCGACGCCCACCTGGAAGTGATCGACCTGATCGCGCAGCGCAAGACGGAGGAGGCGCTTCGAGTGCTTTCGGAGCACATCGACATCAGCCTGAAGAGGGCGCTCGAAATCACCAAGGAGATGGTCGCGCGCTTCTTCCTGGCCGATGGCGCCGAATCCTTGCAGGCCGTGGAGCAGGCCGCCCAGCGCTCGCAAGAGCAGCTTGCCGCGTAGGCCGGGCTCGCTTGAAGGAGTTCTGATGTCCGACCCGCTACGCATCATCCACGGCCCCTTCGGACGGGTCGTGCTCGTCCGCCTCGACCACTCGATGGTGCTGCACGCGCACCGGGACTGCCACATCGTCTTCAAGATCGGCGGAGCCGACATCCAGTTCGGAATCAACGGCAGGGAGTATCCGGTCACGGCGCAGAGCGCGCTGATGATCAACGCCTGGGAGCCGCACTTCTATAACCACCGCGAGACGAAGGAGAACACCGTTCTGCTCGCGTTCTACCTCCAGCCGCAATGGCTGAAGGAGCTGGACCGACGCTTCGCGCACAGCGCGCACCCGAAGTTCTTCGCGCGGCCGGTCGAGACCTTGACGCTGCGGCTGGCCC encodes the following:
- a CDS encoding GntR family transcriptional regulator, encoding MKATKSPRKAAAKPSVPRDESNVERLYLELRDRAMRYEFKPGARINEKQLGEQLGVARATLREALNRLVAEGLLEFVMNKGFYRKSISVNEVFDLYQVRIALERRAVLLAIQRAPDEEIAAVKAYWVDVMRRCDQLATADLVLADEEFHRRLVALSQNKELTSFIDIVTRRTHVARHVDIEQLSSWNLQAFDAHLEVIDLIAQRKTEEALRVLSEHIDISLKRALEITKEMVARFFLADGAESLQAVEQAAQRSQEQLAA